The sequence GCAACGACGTCGATGGCGCAGAGGCCACATTCGCCGCGCTTGCAATCGTACATCACGTCGTGGCCACTGGCGTTGAGCACATCCAGCATCGAGCGCTCGCGCGGGATTTCGAGCTCGACATTCGAATCCCTCAGGCGCACCCGGAACGTCTCGGTCGGCAGCGTGCCGCTGGAGCCGAAGGTCTCGTAGCGGAGATCGGGCAGCGGATGGCCGGCGCCGATCCAGGCGTGGCGCGCGGCATCGAGCATGCGCATCGGGCCGCAGAACAGCGCGAGGGCGCCTTTAGGCACTGATGCGAACAGCGCGTCGAGATCGAGGCGCCTGCCTTCATCGCTCGCGTGGACGACGAGGCGGTCCCCGAGCATCGCGGCCAGATCGTCGAGATAGGCGGCCTCGCCGCGCGAGCGCACGGCATAGTGCAGTGTGACGTTGGCGCCCCGGCGGGCCAGCGCGTGCGCGGCGCCGAAGATTGGCGTGATGCCGATGCCGCCGGCGATCAGGCAATAATTGTCGCGCGCCCAGTCCACCGCGAGCAGCGAGGCCGGCTGGGTGATGTCGAGCCGCGCGCCCGGCTGCAATGACCACATGTAACGCGAGCCGCCGCGGGAATCATCAGTGCGACGCACCGCAATCTTGAAGCCGGCGGACGAGGCTTCGCCGACCAGCGAATAGGATCGCGTCTCCGGCAGGCCGTCGATGGTGACGCTGATATTGATATGGCTGCCGACCGGATAGGCGGCGCCATCGAAATGATCCGGCTTGATCAGGAATTCGCGGATGCCGGGGGCGAGGTCGCGGGTCGAGACCAGCGTTGCCGGGATCCAGGTTTCGATGAAGCGCATGAGACTGCCTCAATCGGTTGTGGTCTTGATCAGCGCAAGCGCCGGCAAGAGGTCCAGATGGGTCCGGTTGCGCAGCGCAAGGCGCAGGTTTCGCACGGCGAGCCGCGCATGCTCGCGCATGATGGCTTCGGCGCGGGCGCCCTCGCGGTTCTCGATGGCGTCGATCACGACGCGATGGTGCTCCTGGCCGATGACCAGGATCTGCTGCGCCTCGGGCAATGCCGATTGCGCCATCACGAAGCCGCTTGGGGACGCGAACGGCAGCGCCGAGGCGCGGTCGATCTGGCGGATCAGCGGTGGGCTGCGCGACAATTCGGTGAGCAGCGCATGGAAGCGCGCGTTCAGCGTGACATAGGACGAGAAGGCGTCGACCGAGATCGGCAC comes from Bradyrhizobium sp. CCGE-LA001 and encodes:
- a CDS encoding PDR/VanB family oxidoreductase codes for the protein MRFIETWIPATLVSTRDLAPGIREFLIKPDHFDGAAYPVGSHINISVTIDGLPETRSYSLVGEASSAGFKIAVRRTDDSRGGSRYMWSLQPGARLDITQPASLLAVDWARDNYCLIAGGIGITPIFGAAHALARRGANVTLHYAVRSRGEAAYLDDLAAMLGDRLVVHASDEGRRLDLDALFASVPKGALALFCGPMRMLDAARHAWIGAGHPLPDLRYETFGSSGTLPTETFRVRLRDSNVELEIPRERSMLDVLNASGHDVMYDCKRGECGLCAIDVVAIDGEIDHRDVFFSDHQKRSNQKICACVSRARGTITVDTLLRADAV
- a CDS encoding GntR family transcriptional regulator, with translation MAEREVDRSVSQTVKAQLALRDQILSGALRPGERISELQAVETTGASRTPVRMALVRLEEEGLLEAIPSGGFMVKAFSERDISDSIELRGTLEGLAARFAAERGVSARDLEPLKECLAAIDELLRQVPISVDAFSSYVTLNARFHALLTELSRSPPLIRQIDRASALPFASPSGFVMAQSALPEAQQILVIGQEHHRVVIDAIENREGARAEAIMREHARLAVRNLRLALRNRTHLDLLPALALIKTTTD